The Vitis vinifera cultivar Pinot Noir 40024 chromosome 7, ASM3070453v1 genomic interval ttttatttataatttttttattagaaaaacaCTTATAGGGTATTActtaatatttagatataaaataacaaaaagtgttttgatattatttttcatgacATATTATACAACACAAAATgactttaaaaaaatctcatcaatcgatttttttcaaaatcaattcaacttattcttcaaatttttagatgttatttttaagattttgttaagcatctaatttttataaggaaaaaaaacgttttcaaatattaaaaagcacttttaaccgatttcaaaatcatatgttccaattattattattactacacTTGTAATGAACTTCAATAATTATTGTTctaagttcttcttcttctctcaacATCAATCCCCctaaaatggaaatgaaaaggTTGTGCTCAGTCAAAATTACACTATTCAATGAGGCATGAACATGGGATGGTTTAGATTTTTCCCATCGAGAAACCACTATTTCCCCACCAACTTTACTATGAttgcattttcatttttgaaaaagaaaaaaaaaaaaagcacttaAATTGGTTATATTATATAAAGTAGTCacagaaaattaaatatatgacAGTGTGATTGGAGTAATGATAtggaacataaaataaaacagTTCCATCTACTAACCAAACAGACCATTACTTTAGGTTTTCTTTGCTATTATCCACACAATCTTTACTATCATTATCATCGTCATCAACATCATTTTCACTTCAAATCAATAATTGCACCCACTTCCAAAGCTTGGACTGCACAAAATTACAAACAGTCTTGATTCTTCAGTCCTAGGAGCCAATGGgattcttatttatgacctatATAtgcactcttttttttttttcatttctttgtagtaaataataagattacaatttaattaaaaaaaaattcacaactcattagtggggttttttttttctataccaatagtgtattttttaaaaaaaaaaatcataatataaaaaataattatgaaattacGACACTTTTCAATTTTGAGtagaattcattttttaaaaaaatgatttcagtTCAATGCAAAAAGAGAGAGGTGAATTTAGTACAAAACATGAATTcgtcttttgaaaaaatgagtttaataTAACAAGTgaatttgtcttttaaaaagacGAGTTTAgtgcaaaaataaaagaagtaatgaaaaatatcgtatttttgtatttgatttaTTAGTAATTGtactttaataatatttaaaaaaacatttaaaaaaaaaatctctcattAGAGGTTATGGTGGACCATACTTGTTGTTTCACAAGGACCCCAAGAGCTCAATTAAtctcatattttgaaaaataaaaaattattgtaccAACCATTGCATGTAGTGAAGTGGTTACCATCAATACTTTAAAGAACATggatatattaataaaatttcttattttaatgcATTTATTTAATATGTTGCTGGTGGCAAGGCCCATTGTTTTCCCATAAAAAATGCCCTTAAGTCACTATTAAATAGTATTTGAGAGTCAAAATTATTCTTCAGCCtctaattgtaatttttttttatttattttaaaaatattttaggataatttttaatatattgtttttcattcATGCTCTTTTTTCATATAAAGATTTCAAAATTGTCAATCACTCCATGATTCTAAAGCTTAATTAAATTGTTGATGGACTCCCAAGCTTGTAAATTGTGCCAAGTGGAGTTCAAGGAAGATTAGAGAACCCACCTCacttttcctattatttttttttttattattttcacaaaaattaatatggaaattccacatgggTGTGTGAATTTCTTTagtattattttctttgtttggtctGCATGTTTTGCTGCACAAGGCCGGCCTTGAGTCTTGAAGAAAGAGAAGTGTTCAAAGGATGCACGGCAAAGCCCTAAAATTTAGGGTCCAACAAGCATTTTCTAAGTGTTGGTTATGTAAATGACCAACTACAACCTTCACAAAAAAGAAGTCTCACTTTCACATGATGAATTCtactttgtttattattaaaatttaaagtatcTTAATTTGATGGAGGACAATTATAAGTCTTTTAAGATGTGGGTAAGGCAAAAACTTACCCTTCACAAAGTTATTGAGATGGGTTTGCTCTCTAAAAGAGGTGTCTTTAGACCTATGATATGTTATGTTTGCCATAAAAAGAGgctaaataaaaccttaaaaagACCTTAAAACATCATACCAAACAGAACCTTGAATAGACTGATCATCATTAGCAGTAATTCTCGTGCATGTAACAACTATGAACATCTTGAAAAAATAGCCCACTTTCTGATtttgagagaagaaaatgagGATTGAGAAGGGGGAAGTAAATGACTTTTTGAGCAACAGAAGCTATTACTTTCATTCATTGATTCGAAAACTAGATTACTCCAATGTCTTGGTCAACTCTCCCTTGCCCCCATCATTATCAACCACTTTGATTCCATTTTCTACGAagattagttttttatttattttttatttttaacatgattGGTAGCTCTTTCCATCATCATTCATCACACGAGAATGTTGATCATGACTCtagcttttcttttttgatttctagtattttttttttaatctttcttttcgataataataataattacttgaataattcaatttttttataaaatttctgaaggaatttttttttaaaaatattgttattattttattaaatttttttgacttCTTCAAAACCCATCATGgtgtttaatgaaaatttaaataaaatggaaaaagaaattaaaaaaaaaaaaaagtcaaacatGATGGTAAAAAAAGATGATAACGTTTAAACTTTAAACCAACACGATGGGTACACCGTACATGATCCAATCAGAGGTGACAAACAGCCGCTTCCAGGTTGGCCCCACTAAACACCTCCTCCCACCACCCCATCCCGCCGCGCTCTGTCCCATCCTCGCGGGAGCGTTCCCTGTACGTGCCGCCGTGGAGCGTAGCTAGTCCACCGCCCACCCATCTTCTTTCACTTTTGCATACGGAGTCCACCTCtcctctctatatatataataccatcaccaccaccacatTATCTCCCTTCAAACTTTGAACCTTTAAAAACACATACTAATTCTCTTGCGCATACTCTTCCTTTCAATCTTTCTCTCTTCTAATCACACAATTATGGTGGTTCCTTCTCCATCTCCCATTAGAAGCAAGAAGACAAAGGCAGTTGGGATTCCAGTAATAGACCTTTCTCTCAATAGGTCTGCCATAGCAGAACTCATAGTGAATGCATGTGAAGATTATGGCTTTTTCAAGGTGGTTAACCATGGTGTGCCCAAGGAGATAATTGGGAGGTTAGAGGAGGAGGGGCTCAGTTTTTTCGCCAAACCCAGTTCGGAGAAGCAGAAGGCAGGGCCAGCTAGTCCTTTTGGCTACGGCTGCAAGAACATTGGATTCAATGGGGACAGGGGGGAGCTTGAGTATCTTCTTCTCCACACGAATCCTGTCTCCATTTCTGAGAGATCCAAAGCCATTTCCAATGACCCCACAGAGTTCAGGTGAACATATGACTCACTTtaccatagtttttttttttattccttttcacATGTAGAAACACATGGAATTTGTTCTTTTATAGAGAGTTCAATTCTGGTCAAACTTGGGAAAATCTTCTTTCAATGCATAGCTTTTTGTGTGTTTGATTCAGCATCCATGAATGATAGGAGCAACTTTGAGTTCATGGAAGATGGTTGTGTGTGGAGGATTAATGGTTTGCTAGAAGAAGACATTTTATTCTTTATaggattaaaaaagaaaaagtatagTGCCAGTTGCAATTAATTTAAAGAAggcaatttaatatgcaaacgtCAATGATACCATTTGGGGTTAATTTAATGCTTTACTAAGCTCGATGAATTGATTAATTCTTCCTTTATAACGAAAGTCGTTCCTTTTTACTTGAAACAGCGAAAGTTTCCATAATAAGTAATTATAAACCCTTTACGCATTCGCGGATGCAAAAAGTTATTGGTTAAGGGAGCATCCTTTGTTGAAGGGAGCCAGCCACCCAGCCACCTTCGCCTCCAGATATGACCATGTACTTATGCCTTAATGGGTGtgtttatttctaattttattataagaaatagaaatagattattattttttaattaattaggctATTGGTTAAGCACAATTAtgtcaaatcaaaatcaaagggAGGGGGGGTGATGGCTCCACTTGGCAATACGAATTTTGGATGGAAGTCCcatttacctttttctttcctattaGAGACATAATAAATTAAGAGCTTGTAGTAACCCAGAAAGAGACAGAATAAAAAGTGGGGGAAATGTTGCAGAGATATTGCCATTTTACTTTTCATAAAGTTTTAAGACGAAACAAGAAAAAGCTGTTGTGTGATTGGACCccattgtttttcaaaaatattcctAGATACATGATTCCATGAAAAGTCGAAAACCTTAAAGTTTAGATGTATTTGTTCCTATACGAAACCAAACTCCCCCAGCACTTGTCTCCCAGGTTTAACATGTGGCTGTTTGTTGGTTAGTAGGATACATTTAGTGGTTTGTAATATTGGAAggaaaatataatatcattttttgaaatttaatcagATCTTTATTTTGGAAATGGCAGCTGTGCTGTGACTGATTACATACAAGGGGTGAGAGAGCTGTGCTGTGAGATTCTAGACCTGATTGGGGAGGGGCTGTGGCTCCAGGATAAGATGGTGTTTAGTAGGATGATCAGGGACGTCCACAGTGACTCAGTCATCAGGGTCAATCACTATCCGGCAGTCAAGGATGTGAAAGAGTGGGACCCATGTGACCCCATTGGATTCGGAGAGCATTCTGACCCTCAGATTCTGACCATCCTCAGATCCAACGACGTCCCGGGCCTCCAAATCCGTCTGCGTGATGGGTTATGGGTCCCTGTCCCTCCCGACCCCACTGAATTCTGTGTCTTCGTCGGCGACGCATTAGAGGTGAATGctaatataatgttttattaattCCACTTGAGACTgatgatatgatatgatatctCATGTACTTTCTTTGTTAAATTTTGGGATGTGAAGGCAATGACAAACGGGAGGCTGATGAGCGTGAGGCACAGAGCCTTGACAAGCTCAGTGAAGGCCAGGCTATCAATGATGTACTTCGGAGCTCCACCCCTAAATGCATGGATATCTCCTCTTCCAGACATGGTGTCACCCCAGAAACCTTCTCTCTACAGGCCTTTCAGTTGGGTTGAATACAAGAAAGCTGCATACTCCCTAAGATTAGGAGACCGCCGCCTTGATCTCTTCAAGATCAATACTAGTAGTACTGGAGACAAAGTTGAACTATGATTAGTAAGAAAATTTTGTGCTAGGAGAAAGCCATATTCAAGGCgctgtgtgtatatatatatatatatatagatatagttGTTACACATATGAGTTGGTCAATGGGTGATCTTATGATTTCATTAgatttttgtattttgtgagAATTCTATGTAAACCTAGTGTGAGTTTGAAGCTATAATACAAGATTCTTTTCGCATTGCCTTAGTAATTAAGACCGAAGAGCAGCACGCTATAACACAAAATCTGTCTTCCCAACAACATTATATGACTAGGAGTTGATAAGTCAGGGTTGTTGAATCAAACCTTATCCATGGTGGCTTAAGAAACAATGTTAGGTATGAAAATACCAATGATTTGGACTGACTTCGGAAAATTAAAGCCTATTATTTTAGTGAGTTGATAGGGAGCTCTACGCAAAAGTGTTGCtgatatatttaatttccaGGAGTCATTTCCAAGTGATAATATAAGCCAAAAGTTACTCTGTTCATGTTTTGTAGTGGCAGACCAAAACAATTTATTGGATTCGATATCTTCTTTGTAAGATGGAAATAAGCTAAAGGCTTGGAACTCAACCTCATTCCCTTTGTTGTCCAACGCTCCTTGACCCATCGTGTAAAGAAGGTTTTTTCAGATGGCCAACTCTTTACATGACTTCCATGGCAAGGCTTGCATGAAAGAATTTCACGTCTTAAATATTTCTCTAGGACAAGTAATTTATGTTGCATGACCCAATGTATTCCAATTATGCCCTGGAAAATTCTGTTGATTCACTCTCGCTGCTATGCATTAGCCCATTGTTTTTTTGTGAATTAGGGAGGGTGCTTTTGTAATCTCCATCACCCACAATAAACATCTAATGGATTTCAATGGTTGTTGGTGTGGTCTTCGCTTATATTATATGCTGGGTTGTACAAATGTataagaaggaaagaaagaaaggaactTGGGAGCTCGGTTTCAGAGTTTGAGGCCTCTTTTTCTGATGTGAGAAGGCGAAATATGGCCTCTCTAATGTTGTTATTGGGAGCGTTAATGAGGTGGCACCAGAACTTTTTTACAGGTGAGGGATGGAGAGGGGAGCAGTATGGGGCTGAAGACAATTTAAGAGGGAATGGGGACGCAGTCCCTGGTATGCAGTATGACTACGCTTCGGGTCCTGTGAAGGAAGAAGATGAGGCCCAAACCTGGAAGATAGCTGATTGTTGCATTTGGCCTTAGAATTACAACGGCCACTTGATGCTTGATATTtgcttcttctcttcttttcgACTGTACGTACAAATGCCAATTTGTTCAGATAACTTTAGTTTCAGACGATCCAATCTTcatatatatgtaattttcCTTCTAGTTTACTTTATTTGTCCCATAAGTTTCAACTACTCTAGTAACAAGAACAATTTAGTGAATTTACTAAGTATGGATCGATGTAGAACGCTTAGAATTCATGGACCTTGCCTAAATTTGCAGGCAATGGTAATGGCAAACAATAATCGAAACTGAAGTTTCTTATGGACTAATGAGCCAGGTATCTCCATCCACATAGTGAGTCGCTAGAAAAGGCTCAGCCTCTTCATCTGTCATCATATGTGCCCATGGCACTCTTGCCGTCAAGTTGGCTCCCGGTCCACTGCACTTATACTCTCCATAATACACTCTCCTGCAAACAACACAAAACATTGCAAAGTGATCAGTGAGTTTTAGCTAGCACAGAAGGGTGGGCATGTTCATGTGTTGCATTGAACTCACGAGTCCAGCTTTTTCTTGCCCCAATCACTCCATCCTTGGGGAAGGACAAGCTTGTCCATGAATGTGTAAGAGAAGACAACCCTCGAGTAATCACCCCAAGCTCTTCCAAGGTAAACCGTGCCACTCCCTGTTACCACACAGTCTTTGAAGGAAAACCCACTTGCCATCGAGGAAGTGCTGCGCTTTTGGGCCGTGAGGGATGCCACTTTCTTGGCTACTGAGTTTAAACTGCAGTTCTGCACAAATAAATGGACTGGTTACTGATTCTTGGGCTGCCATTCTTTTAAATTCTCTGTTTTGGGCTTTGGCCCGGTTTAGAATCTCAGCAAGGATCTGAGAGTCAGGTTTTTCAGGTTTTAAATTTCTGGGCCGATTGGGTATTTTGAATAAGCATCTTGAGGAACAACACCCTTTGATTTGGTGATATGTACTGACCTCATAGAGGGACCTGCCATAGCCAAAAATGAAGTCAACAGAGCCTTGGATGAAGCAATTGTTGAAATAGTGAAGGCCCGTGTGGTCATAAAGAGTGTCTTGAGAGCCATAAAAACTACAGTTATAAAATGCAGCCTTTGTCCCTGAGATGCGAAGTGCCACTGCTTGGCCTCCGGCCGATCCAATCACATGGGGAGCTGTGTTCTGCATTCATTCATTGACATAAGGCTTAACCAAAATTTCTAACGTTAATCACTCGGGCCTTGTATGCAAATTAAGAATTGTCTGCAGTTCTTGTAAGACCCCGTGAACATGCAtgcaaattaattaattgatttcaTGCCAGAAAAGCCatcagttttatttatttatttggaaaatttcaAGCAGAAATGGAATCTCTGCGTCTTCCTTGTCATATATGGATCGATGGACCTGTTTGGGAACCCGGAAAATTGTCTTCAAGGCGTCAATTAATTCAACTAGTACAAACTAATTTGAAGGGCTTCTTACATGTTTGTCTAAAGTGCTTGTGAAATAGTTAAAACTAAAAGCTACAGATTACGTCACCTCAAATTTGATGTTGATGGCCACAAAATAGTTTGCATCGACTCCGACAGTTGCACTCTGGAAGGTCTTCAGTGGCACCCCATTTCTTCCAATGACCGACGCAGTGTCGTTTCCAGTAATCGTAGGCGGGTCACTAGCATCCCCTAGAAATGTAACAAAGGGCAAAGCTCTAGGGACGGTGACCTTTTCCCTAGAGTCCTCACAAGTCATTTCACAAATTCATGAAAACAATGTAGCAAAAAACGAAGTGATAAAGTGATCATAGTGAATCGGTGATTATATGTATTATAGCATACCTATAAACACCAGGCTTTATCACAAGTATCACTCTTCTAGTGTTGTACAGTGGAATGGTGTGAAGGGCGTCAGAGATAGTGGTGTAATCGGCAGTGCCATCTTGGCTAACAGTCATTGTCACCTTGTTCATCTCAGCCTTGCTCAACTTTATGTCCAGGGCTTTCCCCCCACCACCACTGGGCGTTTCATTGATGGATTGTGGTTGGAGGGCAGTCTTCTTTCGATAGTTTTCAACGTTCCATGACACCCATTTTCTGTAATCTGTCTGTGTATCTAGGGACCTCCATGAAGAAGAGGACATCAGAGAGAGGTTGCATAGGGAGATGGTGAAGATAATGATTTGGAGACGTGTGTTCGAGGCCATGGCAGTGTTGACTCTTGAGAGTGCGTGAGGGAAGTAATAAAGAATGATAATGGTGCATAAGTTAAATATTGAAGGGTTTGTGAAAAGGCTTTAGCCATTTGCCTGTGACATCCGTGGGCCGTGGCTCCCATCTTCCACCTCTAAATGGCATCAACAGCCCCTTCGGGGCCGGGTTCTAGATGGAATGGACAGACGAGGGTCCCCAACACTCAAATTGGAACCGACAAGCGAGGTGTTAGTAACACGGTTGGAGATGATAGCGAAGAGAAGTGAAAATGGAGACATAGCTGTACTCCAATATCTGAAATATTGGGCGTACAAAATAGGGAATCTATTTATATATACGTACGTACGTACGTACTGAGTGGCATCCAGAATATCCACCACACTCACTAAGTCCTAACCTCTAGCCATATATTTTAGTGGAGATGTGGACCTATCTTCATGTGCGTGGAGACTTGTCTTCATTCTCAATAGTCTCAGCATTTGGAGCTGCCTCCTCCCTCCCTTCCTAACATGGGAGGAGATCTATTTCCTGGATGGTAAAATGTTCCTTAAATTAAATGCTTTTGTGAAAATGCACATGGGCAAAATAAATCTTTGATATTGGTTTTATGGaacttaccaaaaataaaaataataatagtattgtTAAAATGAAATTCCTTTAATTAATCTTAAGTCTATTCAAGTGTGGTCGGGGCGGTTTGAATTATAGTAGCAATTATTTATTCTCAAcacaagaaaagagaaaacaatatccataatcaaattaacaaaattgaaatttgaattgaatttagaaTCACACaacacattattattattattattattattattattactattattgaTAATCGAAAAACTTTTCATGATCAAACCATTTAAGGATGTTGACCATCCCCTAATATCCACAACACATTATATTGATGCAAACTTTGTTTATAAACTAATATTTATACTTAATAGTTTATTAGAAATAATGCTTTGTGTAATGTTTTGATGGGCCTAAATCTTAGTGGCTTGATTCCAATAATGTGAATGATTGTCCCACTACCACCAAACGATCTTCCTAGAACCTTTTGATGACAATAAAATATAGACCTCTTCAATATCCAAGCAGGTGTAATTAGCATCTGTTTGTCTTTCTaacatcattatttttaaactaatgggattttttttaaaaaaaaaagattgaatagATAAAATAGTTTGGggaaatttttaattttgtagttaaaaaaattaagagtttctctacattttcaaaatataaataaattatatggaGAAAAGTAGAACTCatattttgagagttttattcaattatttttaaatattaaattggaaaaattcaaatattaattatacTTAATCCTTAAATAGGGTTGGTAATGTTTAAAAAAGTTGTTAgactaatatattttatttttaatagaaaaacaaGAATCTTTTTGCTTTTTCAAAATCTAGAGAAATTATATCACAGATAGTGGAACTCATATTTAAGAGTTTTATCCaacattcttaaaaattatgtaaaaaataatagagttcaaattatgtttatatatttctttgtgcATGAAGTAAAATTAGGTGTGGTCAAATTAGactttattgatttaaaaaataatgtagataccaaattttattttgttatctaattctttctttcttagttGTTAATAAGAGAGTTTGAAGAAGTTTGATCAAACTTAAGCTTAATTTgagtatttaattattataagtttaatttttttacttgatttggTCATGTCTAACTTAGACTTGACATGATTTGGACGAAGGTAATACTTGAGCATTCGGATGACTTGAGTTTTGAAATAACTGGAACTTTGACTTAATTTGAACAATATCTATTGATGACCGGAACAACTTGATCTCAAACTGAAGAGATTTTTGGTAGATTTCAGTcttaaagtttgaaatttgaggctttgaaattcttgatgatttgaaaatattatgaagaagttgaaaatttattgaagtttcttttgaagatttgaataaGCTTTTGATCTTCCTTCAACAGCTCGTATCAAActcttgttttcaaatttgtCTTGAGAGTTTGAAATGAGTCAATTTACAAGAATTGGAATCATATTTGGAtaattttctgatttcttagaaatattatttcttaatatttagAGATTGGAATGACTATATTTGATAgtcttgaatttatttatttatttaataatatttaattatcaccttttcaaaaatcaaatttactatttttgtttatttaacaattattttgtaattaccATAATAAATATTCTCTTTATTTAAATGGAAGACTACTTGTCTTTTCTTATTGTGGGACTCATGTCATACAtgatattattttgttaatagaaaatCCATGTCACGTGGTGACTTTTAATTGAtcacaattttaattaattatgagcATTATTTTCTTGTTCCATAATTAACTTAAATGtatatagaaaattataaaggtaaaattttaaattaattattttctagtttaaggattttttttttttaatttaagaaattgATTTTCTCAATTTAAGGAAATTGTCTCTCcttaattttgagaaatttccaataatttttttttaattttttatttagcaaaagtttgaacttttttttgTCACGATAGTTTAAATGCTTATAGGCGAAGAGCAATATGCAGTTAAGTTGATGCATTGTGGAGCATTCAACTTTTGATTGTGTTAGATGATTAAAGCACATCCATGAACTTCATGCATTGTCTGTTGATTCAACACTTGCATTAATGATTTTATCAAACTATCTTTCCATTTGCATCTAATATCTATAGAATTAGCTTTAAGATTTGTACCATACCCATAGAATGTATATACATTtaatgagtaaataaattatttgactACAATGTTTCTCTTTGTTCTAGTATTATTGCATCTTTTTATAAAGTAGGCTACaaacccattaaaaaaataataattttggtgGTCGGTGATCTATTGACATCTCCGTTAACTCAATTCTTTATGTATACGATTTTGCATATATGAGAAAAACATGAAATCCACATCCAATGTTTCTATTATTGTATCTAAGACGACATCTTTTAGTTGATTTATAGGGACAAACTCATTTGAATTTGTatggtatttttttcttttagaggAAAATTTAAGGTTGTTTTGAGATGTATCTTGATATGATGTGTGATGTTTCTAGTTATGAAAAGTGCATTGATCTTGACATATTACTCTTGATTGAGTTTTACAAATTCCTCGATAGCCCGATCCAACCTTCTAACTTgctcttaaataaaataaatttcaactACTATGACTAGTATGACAACATTATTCAATATTAATACAAAAGTCTCTTGTCAAGATCCACGTGAAGATGCAGATATGGATTTGAAGTTATACTTGTTTTCTGTTTGATTAGGTAAACACatatgatattaaaatatttttttgagataAGATGGCTAGGTGGGACAATACTTTTTTCAACCTTATTACTTCTTGCCTCGatcaagattaaataaataatagattttttttatttaagtgaAGTTATTTCAAAACCTACAACTAACTTTCAAAGTAGTTTTGATGTTCAAAAATAGTTGTTACTCTTGTTAGGGTCATGAGATTAAAGCTTATGTTAGAGATAGCAACCTTGGTGGGAGCAATGTAGGTAAATTTAACTCCTTGCTtgctagaattttttttttcttaaaatccaTAGAGTTTAGGTTTTTATTAAGAGGTAGAGGTGGTGCCATCAAGTGCGCCACATTTATCTTTGAATAACAAATTTGATTATTCCTTTCTTAGTTGTTATGTGAGCACTTGAAGAAGCTTGTTTTGAATGGTTTA includes:
- the LOC100248676 gene encoding gibberellin 2-beta-dioxygenase 2, which encodes MVVPSPSPIRSKKTKAVGIPVIDLSLNRSAIAELIVNACEDYGFFKVVNHGVPKEIIGRLEEEGLSFFAKPSSEKQKAGPASPFGYGCKNIGFNGDRGELEYLLLHTNPVSISERSKAISNDPTEFSCAVTDYIQGVRELCCEILDLIGEGLWLQDKMVFSRMIRDVHSDSVIRVNHYPAVKDVKEWDPCDPIGFGEHSDPQILTILRSNDVPGLQIRLRDGLWVPVPPDPTEFCVFVGDALEAMTNGRLMSVRHRALTSSVKARLSMMYFGAPPLNAWISPLPDMVSPQKPSLYRPFSWVEYKKAAYSLRLGDRRLDLFKINTSSTGDKVEL
- the LOC100265859 gene encoding probable pectinesterase 53; translated protein: MASNTRLQIIIFTISLCNLSLMSSSSWRSLDTQTDYRKWVSWNVENYRKKTALQPQSINETPSGGGGKALDIKLSKAEMNKVTMTVSQDGTADYTTISDALHTIPLYNTRRVILVIKPGVYREKVTVPRALPFVTFLGDASDPPTITGNDTASVIGRNGVPLKTFQSATVGVDANYFVAINIKFENTAPHVIGSAGGQAVALRISGTKAAFYNCSFYGSQDTLYDHTGLHYFNNCFIQGSVDFIFGYGRSLYENCSLNSVAKKVASLTAQKRSTSSMASGFSFKDCVVTGSGTVYLGRAWGDYSRVVFSYTFMDKLVLPQGWSDWGKKKLDSRVYYGEYKCSGPGANLTARVPWAHMMTDEEAEPFLATHYVDGDTWLISP